In Micromonospora purpureochromogenes, a single window of DNA contains:
- a CDS encoding DNRLRE domain-containing protein has translation MEPRRSVWGPVSRIPRLSRGRGGRALAAGLSVLLAATMADWVAAPPAAASPQPATTPTSPGPQVLERPDEAAALATARLTRKKVHITGMTSETSDFWAYPDGRVEAEVHLGPVRIRDEKTGGWKPVDFSLAPEPDGSVAAKAHPADLRLSGAAGAGVHDLVTMSTGSGTVSLGWSGRLPAPVVEGTKATYPEVRPGVDLVVESTRTGFEQFLVVKNRAAVAQVSALSLPLRSKGVALTDDKRGGFEIRNKGGAVVGVSPQPEMWDAQVDPKSGERVRRAKVAKKIGAAKAGRLAMTLTPDERWLADPKTVFPVTIDPAVTLKPNYDAFVQSDYTSDQSAATELKLGTYDSGTTKARSFLRFDGLDWLKGKQVQAATLYLWEHHSWSCTGRQWETWETLHASTSTRWTSQPTWVKRLGYTSSTKGYSSSCAAGWVNSSVTGAFADHASGATCCTVNVGLRATSETDNLAWKKFNSMEGANDPYVTLTYQSPPTVSARATVPSTTCATGSSTPYLNSKTPQLRAQVNDAEGSQVKAEFEWTTGGGTRIGGAIVGPGASGSWLSTSVPAGAFSEGSTYSWHVRGNDGLVNGAWSSYCAFIIDTTAPSAMPSVSSTAYPSGQWAGAAGTAGSFTFGASGVADVAAYEYGLNSNPPNQTVNAATLGGSATVSITPTADGPQTLYVRSRDRAGNQSAIRTYTFNVGSGAVTAPKEGDVTAAKTAITGVGQAAATGVTYQWRRGDADAWVDIPAGHVTVAAGGGAVTWPLPTSGGGAFPKLNWDVEATLAAADAESIPRDGPLQVRGTFAGGTGGTSSPIRIKFDRTQASAESEQIGPGSVNLITGNYTLSDTDVSVDSFGSDLTVARSYNTRRATETDSANMFGPGWVSGAVVDEADSPYTSLTVYGSLVQVGLPEGDTIGFSKRTATAFDPEIGMEALKLAYDSTGDKYTLTDEDGNSVLFTRVTGTAAGKYFPTSVNVPGSNQTTTLSWEKVTINNKEIVRPTRMLAPVPDGVNCATLTRGCRALTFTYATTTTATGGNDTTWGDYTGRVKEISFTAWDPDLPTPAMRAVPMARYTYDDAGRLRASWDPRLDWNDAGTTRHLWDTYNYNLDGILSSVTPNGQEAWQLSYTTIPGDPGLGRLNKVSRSALAAGTAVTSVVYKVPVSGAGAPYDLSAAQTSRWYQTEAPTDATAVFPADQVPDGSPSGGSLPSSYERATVTYLDANARKVNTAAPGGHIDAAWYDQRGNTVRTLTAGNRDRALNASSTDDAATETGRARALSSLNTYSSDGQRLTSTWGPEHDVTLPDDTVVRGRQITLNTYDEGAPTTGGPYNLVTTEKVGVRWYPNGVETDSDLRTTTTAYDWTLRQPTVVTVDPSGLAQATRTTYDPITGLVTSTTAPAGGTSTTTPATRKTVYYRATSGSGYTECDLKPEWANLPCRVQPGGQAASGPELPVTVTTYDMFNQSRVVTEKTSAGTLRTTTTTYDGAGRAYETSVTAATSLGTAVPVTRNVYDPATGQLLRTQSVVGGTVTAQVIRAYDTLGRLTSYTDTDGNVSTTTYDLLGRTKTSHDGKAQRTYTYDGGTERRGLLTSVDDTQAGVFSGSYDADGNLVSETWPNGVQVSMEVDELATQVGLTYVKPGCAAADCTLYNESVTESVHGQWREHVSSLSEQSYGYDQAGRLTSIKDVLGDQCTTRSYGLSSSSNRNSVTEYAPASDGSCQTTTAASSRTWTYDTADRVNTTGYVYDTLGRTTTVPAVDTGNPAGGNVTATYHVTDLVDTINQNGRTTDYTLDVTGERVRSWTDNASGTAVQAVNHYDGDDDSPSWTQETADSFTRPLSGLTGMAGIFDGGSGEVAWHLTNLHGDLVAELDNAGEGLARTTEAGEYGTPRNAGDVGTERYGWLGAKQRAADAPSGIVLMGVRLYNPTTGRFLQTDPVPGGSCSAYEYGCGDPVNSFDLDGKRWCWKVCGWGRNSVWRMGFYGTRLAGHAAGFYGGYKEFRGGYRAIRSGYRMYKSIKRNGYKATFRPFRAKSRWRYMAAGLASWMGYHDFMTDWGGFRRASGDTTRAIGRHACNGVRGVKRWVSHVSGGRVYTNSSSCR, from the coding sequence GTGGAACCAAGAAGATCCGTCTGGGGCCCAGTGTCCCGGATCCCACGGCTGTCCCGTGGCCGGGGCGGCCGGGCGCTGGCGGCCGGGCTGTCCGTGCTGCTGGCGGCCACCATGGCCGATTGGGTCGCCGCGCCTCCGGCTGCCGCGTCACCGCAGCCGGCGACCACGCCCACCTCGCCCGGGCCTCAGGTGCTGGAGCGCCCGGACGAGGCGGCGGCGCTGGCGACGGCCCGGTTGACCAGGAAAAAGGTCCACATCACCGGGATGACGTCGGAGACGTCTGACTTCTGGGCGTATCCCGACGGTCGGGTGGAGGCGGAGGTCCACCTGGGCCCGGTGCGGATCCGGGACGAGAAGACCGGCGGCTGGAAGCCGGTCGACTTCTCGCTCGCGCCGGAACCTGACGGGTCGGTCGCGGCGAAGGCTCACCCGGCCGACCTGCGTCTCTCCGGTGCGGCGGGTGCCGGAGTGCACGACCTGGTGACAATGTCGACCGGCAGCGGGACGGTCTCTCTGGGTTGGTCCGGCCGGTTGCCGGCGCCCGTCGTGGAGGGCACGAAGGCCACCTACCCAGAGGTGCGTCCCGGCGTCGACCTGGTGGTCGAATCCACTCGGACCGGCTTCGAACAGTTCCTGGTGGTGAAGAACCGGGCGGCGGTCGCCCAGGTGAGCGCCCTCTCCCTGCCCCTGCGGAGCAAGGGCGTGGCGCTAACCGACGACAAGCGCGGCGGCTTCGAGATCCGGAACAAGGGCGGCGCCGTGGTGGGTGTCTCGCCCCAGCCGGAGATGTGGGACGCCCAGGTCGACCCGAAGTCGGGTGAGCGGGTGCGCCGGGCGAAGGTTGCCAAGAAGATCGGTGCGGCGAAGGCCGGTCGGCTGGCGATGACGCTGACGCCGGACGAGCGGTGGCTGGCCGATCCGAAGACCGTCTTTCCGGTCACCATCGACCCGGCGGTCACCCTCAAGCCGAACTACGACGCCTTCGTGCAGTCGGACTACACCTCGGACCAGTCGGCTGCCACTGAGCTCAAGCTCGGCACCTACGACAGCGGCACCACCAAGGCCCGATCGTTCCTGCGCTTCGACGGTCTGGACTGGCTGAAGGGCAAGCAGGTGCAGGCCGCCACGCTCTACCTGTGGGAGCACCACTCCTGGTCCTGCACCGGCCGGCAGTGGGAGACCTGGGAGACGTTGCACGCCAGCACCTCCACCCGGTGGACCAGCCAGCCCACGTGGGTGAAGAGGCTCGGCTACACCTCGTCCACCAAGGGCTACAGCTCGTCCTGCGCGGCCGGTTGGGTGAACTCCTCGGTGACCGGGGCGTTCGCGGACCACGCGAGTGGTGCGACCTGCTGCACGGTGAACGTTGGTCTGCGGGCCACCTCCGAGACCGACAACCTGGCGTGGAAGAAGTTCAACTCGATGGAGGGGGCGAACGACCCGTACGTCACGCTGACGTACCAGTCACCGCCCACGGTCAGCGCCCGGGCCACCGTGCCGTCGACGACGTGCGCGACCGGGTCGAGCACCCCCTACCTCAACTCCAAGACGCCACAGCTGCGGGCGCAGGTCAACGACGCCGAGGGTTCGCAGGTCAAGGCCGAGTTCGAGTGGACGACGGGTGGCGGCACCCGGATCGGCGGCGCGATCGTCGGCCCCGGCGCCTCCGGATCCTGGCTGTCGACGTCCGTGCCCGCAGGCGCATTCAGCGAGGGCAGCACCTACTCCTGGCACGTGCGGGGCAACGACGGTCTGGTCAACGGGGCGTGGAGCAGCTACTGCGCCTTCATCATCGACACGACCGCGCCGTCGGCCATGCCGTCGGTGTCGTCGACCGCATACCCGAGCGGCCAGTGGGCGGGCGCGGCCGGCACGGCCGGCAGCTTCACCTTCGGCGCCTCCGGCGTTGCCGATGTGGCCGCCTACGAGTATGGGCTGAACAGCAACCCGCCGAACCAGACGGTCAACGCGGCGACGCTCGGCGGCAGCGCCACGGTGTCGATCACGCCCACCGCGGACGGTCCCCAGACGCTCTACGTGCGCTCCCGGGACCGGGCCGGCAATCAGTCCGCGATCCGGACGTACACCTTCAACGTGGGTTCCGGTGCGGTCACCGCGCCTAAGGAGGGTGACGTCACCGCGGCGAAGACCGCGATCACCGGTGTCGGCCAGGCGGCGGCGACCGGCGTGACCTACCAGTGGCGGCGGGGCGACGCGGACGCCTGGGTGGACATCCCGGCCGGTCACGTGACGGTGGCGGCCGGTGGTGGCGCGGTCACCTGGCCACTGCCCACCAGCGGCGGCGGTGCCTTCCCGAAGCTGAACTGGGACGTCGAGGCCACCCTGGCGGCGGCCGACGCCGAGTCGATCCCCCGGGACGGGCCGCTGCAGGTGCGCGGCACCTTCGCCGGCGGCACCGGTGGCACCTCCAGCCCGATCCGGATCAAGTTCGACCGCACCCAGGCGTCGGCGGAGTCCGAGCAGATCGGGCCCGGGTCGGTCAACCTGATCACCGGCAACTACACCCTGTCCGACACCGACGTGTCGGTGGACTCGTTCGGCAGCGACCTGACCGTCGCACGCTCCTACAACACCCGCCGCGCCACCGAGACCGACTCGGCGAACATGTTCGGGCCGGGCTGGGTCTCCGGTGCGGTCGTGGACGAGGCCGACTCGCCGTACACCTCGCTGACCGTCTACGGCTCGCTCGTGCAGGTCGGGCTGCCGGAGGGGGACACGATCGGTTTCAGCAAGCGCACCGCTACCGCCTTCGACCCGGAGATCGGGATGGAGGCGCTGAAGCTGGCCTACGACAGCACCGGCGACAAGTACACGCTGACTGACGAGGACGGCAACAGCGTCCTCTTCACCCGGGTGACCGGCACTGCGGCAGGGAAGTACTTCCCGACCTCGGTGAACGTGCCGGGCAGCAACCAGACCACCACGTTGAGCTGGGAGAAGGTGACGATCAACAACAAGGAGATCGTGCGCCCGACCCGGATGCTGGCACCGGTGCCGGACGGGGTCAACTGCGCCACCCTCACCCGGGGCTGCCGGGCCCTGACCTTCACCTACGCGACCACCACCACCGCCACCGGCGGCAATGACACCACCTGGGGCGACTACACCGGTCGGGTGAAGGAGATCTCCTTCACCGCCTGGGACCCGGACCTGCCCACCCCCGCCATGCGGGCCGTGCCGATGGCCCGGTACACCTACGACGACGCCGGCCGGCTGCGGGCCAGCTGGGATCCCCGGCTGGACTGGAACGACGCCGGCACCACCCGGCACCTGTGGGACACCTACAACTACAACCTCGACGGCATCCTGTCCTCGGTCACCCCGAACGGCCAGGAGGCGTGGCAGCTCAGCTACACCACCATTCCCGGTGACCCGGGGCTTGGCCGGCTGAACAAGGTGAGCCGCTCGGCGCTGGCCGCCGGCACGGCGGTCACCAGCGTTGTCTACAAGGTGCCGGTTTCCGGTGCCGGCGCACCCTACGATCTGTCGGCGGCACAGACCAGCCGGTGGTACCAGACCGAGGCGCCGACCGATGCCACGGCGGTCTTCCCGGCCGACCAGGTGCCGGACGGCAGTCCCTCGGGCGGCAGCCTGCCGTCGTCGTACGAGCGGGCCACGGTCACCTACCTGGACGCCAACGCCCGCAAGGTCAACACCGCCGCTCCGGGCGGCCACATCGACGCCGCCTGGTACGACCAGCGGGGCAACACGGTGCGGACGTTGACCGCCGGCAACCGGGACCGGGCGCTGAACGCCAGCTCCACCGACGACGCGGCAACGGAGACCGGACGCGCCCGCGCCCTGTCCAGCCTCAACACCTACTCGTCGGACGGGCAGCGGCTCACCAGCACCTGGGGGCCGGAGCACGACGTGACGCTGCCGGACGACACCGTGGTGCGCGGCCGCCAGATCACCCTGAACACCTACGATGAGGGGGCGCCGACCACCGGCGGGCCCTACAACCTGGTCACGACGGAGAAGGTCGGCGTCCGCTGGTACCCCAACGGCGTCGAGACCGACTCTGACCTGCGGACCACCACCACTGCCTACGACTGGACGCTGCGTCAGCCGACCGTGGTGACGGTGGACCCGTCCGGCCTGGCGCAGGCCACCCGGACCACCTACGACCCGATCACCGGCCTGGTCACCTCGACCACGGCCCCGGCCGGCGGCACCAGTACCACCACCCCGGCCACCCGTAAGACGGTCTACTACCGGGCCACCTCCGGCTCCGGCTACACAGAGTGTGACCTGAAGCCGGAGTGGGCGAACCTGCCCTGCCGGGTCCAGCCCGGCGGCCAGGCGGCCTCCGGGCCGGAACTGCCGGTCACCGTGACCACCTACGACATGTTCAACCAGTCGCGGGTGGTGACCGAGAAGACCAGCGCCGGCACGCTGCGGACCACCACCACGACGTACGACGGCGCCGGGCGGGCGTACGAGACGTCGGTGACCGCAGCTACGAGTCTGGGCACCGCCGTCCCGGTCACCCGCAACGTCTACGATCCGGCCACCGGGCAACTCCTGCGCACCCAGTCGGTCGTGGGCGGCACGGTCACCGCGCAGGTGATCCGGGCGTACGACACGCTCGGCCGGCTCACCTCCTACACCGACACCGATGGCAACGTCTCGACCACGACCTACGACCTGCTGGGCCGGACGAAGACCAGCCACGACGGCAAGGCTCAGCGGACCTACACCTATGACGGCGGCACCGAGCGGCGCGGCCTGCTCACGTCGGTCGACGACACCCAGGCGGGTGTCTTCTCCGGCAGCTACGACGCCGACGGCAACCTGGTGTCGGAGACCTGGCCCAACGGCGTCCAGGTCAGCATGGAGGTCGACGAGTTGGCCACCCAGGTCGGCTTGACCTACGTCAAGCCGGGCTGCGCCGCCGCCGACTGCACGCTCTACAACGAGTCGGTGACGGAGTCGGTGCACGGGCAGTGGCGGGAGCACGTCTCGTCCTTGTCCGAGCAGAGCTACGGCTACGACCAGGCCGGGCGACTCACGAGCATCAAGGACGTGCTGGGCGACCAGTGCACCACCCGCTCGTACGGCCTGAGCTCGTCGTCGAACCGCAACTCGGTCACCGAGTACGCCCCGGCGTCCGACGGCTCGTGTCAGACCACGACCGCGGCGTCTTCGCGGACGTGGACGTACGACACGGCCGACCGGGTCAACACCACCGGATACGTCTACGACACCCTCGGCCGGACCACCACGGTCCCCGCGGTCGACACCGGCAACCCGGCGGGTGGCAACGTGACCGCCACGTACCACGTGACCGACCTGGTCGACACGATCAACCAGAACGGTCGCACCACCGACTACACCCTCGACGTCACCGGCGAGCGGGTCCGCTCCTGGACCGACAACGCCTCGGGCACGGCGGTGCAGGCGGTCAACCACTACGACGGAGACGACGACAGCCCTTCCTGGACCCAGGAGACGGCGGACAGCTTCACCCGACCGTTGTCCGGCCTCACCGGCATGGCGGGCATCTTCGACGGCGGAAGCGGCGAGGTCGCCTGGCACCTGACCAACCTGCACGGAGACCTGGTCGCCGAGCTGGACAACGCCGGTGAAGGGCTGGCCCGCACCACGGAGGCCGGCGAGTACGGCACCCCGCGCAACGCGGGCGACGTCGGCACCGAGCGGTACGGCTGGCTCGGAGCCAAGCAGCGGGCCGCGGATGCTCCCTCCGGGATCGTGCTGATGGGTGTGCGGCTGTACAACCCGACCACCGGCCGGTTCCTGCAGACCGACCCGGTCCCCGGCGGGAGCTGCAGCGCCTACGAGTACGGCTGCGGCGATCCGGTCAACTCGTTCGACCTGGACGGCAAGAGGTGGTGTTGGAAGGTCTGCGGATGGGGTCGGAACTCGGTCTGGCGAATGGGGTTCTATGGCACTCGTCTGGCGGGCCATGCAGCCGGCTTCTACGGCGGTTACAAGGAGTTCCGCGGTGGATACCGGGCGATACGTTCGGGGTACAGGATGTACAAGTCCATCAAGAGGAACGGCTACAAGGCGACCTTCCGCCCATTCCGAGCCAAGAGTAGGTGGAGGTATATGGCGGCCGGACTCGCATCCTGGATGGGTTACCACGACTTTATGACCGACTGGGGCGGTTTCCGTCGGGCCTCCGGTGACACCACTAGGGCAATCGGTCGCCACGCGTGTAACGGAGTTCGTGGCGTGAAGCGGTGGGTCAGTCATGTGTCCGGGGGAAGGGTGTACACAAACAGCAGTTCATGCAGATAG
- a CDS encoding N-acetylglutaminylglutamine amidotransferase — protein sequence MCGLAGEFRRDGSRADVAAVERMAATMSDRGPDDSGVWSQGPIALGHRRLKIIDLSAASGQPLIDPDSGLTGVFNGCVYNYRELREELQAKGHRFFSSGDSEVVVKAYAEWGLDFVDHLIGMFAVAITERDTGRLVLARDRLGIKPLYLAETPGVVRFASTLPALLAGGGVDTAIDPVALAHYLSFHSIVPPPRTILRGVTKLPPATVRVYEPDGRTHERVYWDPSFTRAAERADWSEQDWQDALLESLTTAVRRRMVADVPVGVLLSGGLDSSLVVALLAGEGQSGLSTFSIGFDSVGGREGDEFVYSDLVAKTFDTDHHQLKVAAGDLVPPLEAAVAAMSEPMVSHDCVAFYLLSQEVSRHVKVVQSGQGADEILGGYHWYPPLAGVDREQALQTYAKAFFDRDAAGLARVLNPDRLADGDPAREFVTAHLARPGAQTAVDAGLRIDTQIMLTDDPVKRVDNMTMAHGLEARVPFLDHEFVELAASCPPELKLAQGGKGVLKEIGRRVLPHEVIDRPKGYFPVPGLTHLEGKLLDRVRDALSAPAARRRDLFRADYVDALLADPNAELTPLNGNKLWQLGLLEMWLQSHGID from the coding sequence ATGTGCGGACTGGCTGGGGAGTTCCGCCGTGACGGCTCACGGGCCGACGTCGCGGCGGTGGAGCGCATGGCGGCGACGATGAGCGACCGGGGCCCGGACGACAGCGGGGTCTGGTCGCAAGGGCCCATCGCTCTCGGGCACCGGCGGCTCAAGATCATCGACTTGTCGGCGGCGAGCGGGCAACCGCTGATCGACCCCGACTCGGGGCTCACCGGAGTCTTCAACGGATGCGTCTACAACTACCGCGAGCTGCGCGAGGAGTTGCAGGCCAAGGGGCACCGCTTCTTCTCCTCAGGCGACAGCGAGGTCGTCGTCAAGGCGTACGCCGAGTGGGGACTCGACTTCGTCGACCACCTGATCGGCATGTTCGCCGTGGCGATCACCGAGCGGGACACCGGCCGGCTGGTGCTGGCCCGGGACCGGCTCGGCATCAAGCCGCTCTACCTGGCCGAGACGCCGGGCGTGGTGCGCTTCGCCAGCACCCTGCCGGCGCTGCTGGCCGGCGGTGGCGTGGACACCGCCATCGATCCGGTGGCGCTCGCCCACTACCTGAGCTTCCACAGCATCGTGCCGCCGCCGCGGACCATCCTGCGCGGTGTCACCAAGCTGCCCCCGGCCACGGTCCGGGTCTACGAGCCGGACGGCCGCACCCACGAGCGGGTCTACTGGGACCCGTCCTTCACCCGGGCCGCCGAGCGGGCCGACTGGTCCGAGCAGGACTGGCAGGACGCCCTGCTGGAGTCGCTGACCACCGCCGTGCGCCGCCGGATGGTCGCCGACGTGCCGGTCGGCGTGCTGCTCTCCGGTGGGCTGGACTCCAGCCTGGTGGTCGCGCTGCTGGCCGGCGAGGGGCAGTCCGGGCTGTCCACCTTCTCCATCGGTTTCGACTCCGTCGGCGGCCGGGAGGGCGACGAGTTCGTCTACTCCGACCTGGTCGCGAAGACCTTCGACACCGACCACCACCAGCTCAAGGTGGCCGCCGGCGACCTGGTGCCGCCGCTGGAGGCGGCCGTCGCGGCGATGAGCGAGCCGATGGTCAGCCACGACTGCGTCGCCTTCTACCTGCTCAGCCAGGAGGTGTCGCGGCACGTCAAGGTGGTCCAGTCCGGGCAGGGCGCCGACGAGATCCTGGGCGGCTACCACTGGTACCCGCCGCTGGCCGGGGTCGACCGGGAGCAGGCGCTGCAGACGTACGCGAAGGCGTTCTTCGACCGGGACGCGGCCGGCCTGGCCCGGGTGCTCAACCCGGACCGGCTGGCCGACGGCGACCCGGCGCGGGAGTTCGTGACGGCGCACCTGGCCCGGCCGGGCGCGCAGACCGCGGTCGACGCCGGCCTGCGGATCGACACCCAGATCATGCTCACCGACGACCCGGTGAAGCGGGTGGACAACATGACCATGGCGCACGGGCTGGAGGCCCGGGTGCCGTTCCTGGACCACGAGTTCGTGGAGCTGGCCGCGAGCTGCCCGCCCGAGCTGAAGCTGGCGCAGGGCGGCAAGGGCGTGCTCAAGGAGATCGGCCGCCGGGTCCTGCCGCACGAGGTGATCGACCGGCCCAAGGGCTACTTCCCGGTGCCGGGCCTCACCCACCTGGAGGGCAAGCTGCTCGATCGGGTACGCGACGCGCTCTCCGCGCCGGCCGCCCGCCGCCGCGACCTGTTCCGCGCCGACTACGTCGACGCGCTGCTCGCCGACCCGAACGCCGAACTGACCCCGTTGAACGGAAACAAGCTGTGGCAGCTGGGACTCCTGGAAATGTGGCTCCAGAGCCACGGGATCGACTGA
- the ngg gene encoding N-acetylglutaminylglutamine synthetase, with protein sequence MTDTVTTTDRERVPGRHRERIGPGGDPVAPGPPAPRPRSTDDSGVVLDCGWGRLVFGQTFTDQAAVADVLRSEAAGARDICIYLRDPHVLVSRLPDELFIDPSLTYRLPLGERRPAATDGDGEVPGLVIRPLRDADDADAVNRIYARNGMVTAPVDVLVDNAGTDRFLHLVAEAATGEIVGTITGVDHVAVFADPENGASLWCLTVDFNTAPPGTGQALLTGLADRLDERGRAFVDLSVLAENSGAIRLYERLGFHRTATLCVKRKNPINERLFLPATPAGYDDLNPYAKIVADEAMRRGIRVEVTDPRWGELRLTSGGRTIHTRESLSELTSAVAMSRCDDKRVTRRILTEAGLSVPRGRTATGGPDDLAFLADVGPVVVKPARGEQGNGITVGVRTAEALTAAVELARRFCPDVLIEELRDGEDLRVIVIDHEVVAAAVRRPAQVTGDGVHDIAALIDRQSRRRAAATGGESRIPVDEMTREVVAAAGYRMDDVLPEGEVLAVRRTANLHTGGTIHDVTAELHPAIAEACVAASRALDIPVTGLDLLVPAPDRPEHVFIEANERPGLANHEPQPTAERFVDLLFPGTRAPQRLWSPAGPGAAA encoded by the coding sequence ATGACCGACACGGTGACGACCACCGACCGGGAGCGGGTGCCGGGCCGACACCGGGAGCGGATCGGCCCCGGCGGCGACCCGGTCGCGCCCGGCCCGCCGGCACCCCGCCCGCGCAGCACCGACGACTCCGGCGTGGTGCTGGACTGCGGCTGGGGGCGGCTGGTCTTCGGCCAGACCTTCACCGACCAGGCGGCGGTGGCGGACGTGCTGCGCTCCGAGGCGGCCGGCGCCCGGGACATCTGCATCTACCTGCGCGACCCGCACGTGCTGGTGTCCCGGCTCCCGGACGAGCTGTTCATCGACCCGTCGCTGACCTATCGGCTGCCGCTGGGCGAGCGGCGTCCGGCCGCCACCGACGGCGACGGCGAGGTCCCCGGCCTGGTGATCCGGCCGCTGCGCGACGCCGACGACGCGGACGCGGTCAACCGGATCTACGCCCGCAACGGCATGGTCACCGCGCCGGTCGACGTGCTGGTCGACAACGCCGGCACCGACCGCTTCCTGCACCTGGTCGCCGAGGCCGCCACCGGCGAGATCGTCGGCACCATCACCGGCGTGGACCACGTGGCGGTCTTCGCCGACCCGGAGAACGGCGCCAGCCTCTGGTGTCTGACCGTCGACTTCAACACCGCGCCGCCCGGCACCGGCCAGGCGCTGCTGACCGGGCTGGCCGACCGGCTCGACGAGCGGGGGCGGGCCTTCGTGGACCTGTCCGTGCTCGCCGAGAACTCCGGCGCGATCCGGCTCTACGAGCGGCTCGGCTTCCATCGCACCGCGACGCTCTGCGTGAAGCGGAAGAACCCGATCAACGAGCGGCTCTTCCTGCCCGCCACCCCGGCCGGGTACGACGACCTCAACCCGTACGCGAAGATCGTCGCCGATGAGGCGATGCGGCGCGGCATCCGGGTGGAGGTCACCGACCCGCGCTGGGGGGAACTGCGGCTGACCAGCGGCGGCCGGACGATCCACACCCGGGAGTCGCTGTCCGAGCTGACCTCGGCGGTGGCGATGAGCCGCTGCGACGACAAGCGGGTCACCCGGCGGATCCTCACCGAGGCGGGGCTGTCGGTGCCGCGCGGCCGGACCGCCACCGGCGGGCCGGACGACCTGGCCTTCCTCGCCGACGTCGGGCCGGTGGTGGTCAAGCCGGCGCGGGGCGAGCAGGGCAACGGCATCACCGTCGGCGTGCGCACCGCCGAGGCGCTGACCGCGGCGGTCGAGCTGGCCCGGCGGTTCTGCCCGGACGTGCTGATCGAGGAGCTGCGCGACGGCGAGGACCTGCGGGTGATCGTGATCGACCACGAGGTGGTGGCCGCGGCCGTCCGCCGGCCGGCCCAGGTCACCGGCGACGGGGTGCACGACATCGCCGCGCTGATCGACCGGCAGAGCCGCCGCCGGGCCGCCGCCACCGGGGGCGAGTCCCGCATCCCGGTCGACGAGATGACCCGCGAGGTGGTCGCGGCGGCCGGGTACCGGATGGACGACGTGCTGCCCGAGGGCGAGGTGCTGGCCGTACGCCGGACCGCCAACCTGCACACCGGCGGCACCATCCACGACGTGACCGCCGAGCTGCACCCGGCGATCGCCGAGGCCTGCGTGGCGGCGAGCCGGGCGCTGGACATCCCGGTCACCGGGCTGGACCTGCTGGTGCCGGCGCCGGACCGGCCGGAGCACGTCTTCATCGAGGCCAACGAGCGGCCCGGCCTGGCAAACCACGAGCCGCAGCCGACCGCCGAGCGCTTCGTCGACCTGCTCTTCCCCGGCACCCGCGCCCCGCAGCGGCTCTGGAGCCCGGCCGGCCCGGGAGCCGCCGCGTGA
- a CDS encoding osmoprotectant NAGGN system M42 family peptidase, which produces MSPKPLEIDLDYLRQVLLELLEIPSPSGRTDHVQQYVGERLSALGIASTLTRRGALSACLPGPRQTGADRAIVVHTDTIGGMVKRLKENGRLELKTIGTHSARFAEGAHVRVFTDDLDRVITGQVLPLKASGHRYNDDVDLQGVGWEHVEVRLDERVDDIAGLRALGIDAGDFVAFLPNPTITPSGYVKSRHLDDKAGVAAVLTAFKAMVDAGITPAVTAHLLVTVTEEIGHGASHGLDPDVAEIVSVDAAVVAPGQQSREDAATLAMGDGVGPFDYHLTRNLASIAREHGVDLVRDVFDYYRSDVAAAVEAGAHARVALLGFGVDATHGHERTHLDGLRHLTHLLCLYLQSDLVFPEWDAEPEGDLADFPSLAVQPASEEGPREGPIGIVDAS; this is translated from the coding sequence GTGAGCCCGAAGCCACTGGAGATCGACCTGGACTACCTGCGCCAGGTGCTGCTGGAGCTGTTGGAGATCCCCAGCCCGTCGGGGCGCACCGACCACGTGCAGCAGTACGTCGGCGAGCGGCTCTCGGCGCTGGGCATCGCCTCCACGCTGACCCGGCGCGGGGCGCTGAGCGCCTGCCTGCCCGGCCCCCGCCAGACCGGTGCCGACCGGGCGATCGTGGTGCACACCGACACCATCGGCGGCATGGTGAAGCGGCTCAAGGAGAACGGCCGGCTGGAGCTGAAGACCATCGGTACGCACAGCGCCCGGTTCGCCGAGGGCGCGCACGTCCGGGTCTTCACCGACGACCTGGACCGGGTGATCACCGGTCAGGTGCTGCCGCTGAAGGCCAGCGGGCACCGCTACAACGACGACGTCGACCTGCAGGGCGTCGGCTGGGAGCACGTCGAGGTACGGCTCGACGAGCGGGTCGACGACATCGCCGGCCTGCGCGCGCTGGGCATCGACGCGGGCGATTTCGTGGCGTTCCTGCCCAACCCGACGATCACGCCGAGCGGGTACGTCAAGTCGCGGCACCTGGACGACAAGGCCGGCGTGGCCGCCGTGCTCACCGCGTTCAAGGCGATGGTCGACGCCGGAATCACCCCGGCGGTCACCGCGCACCTGCTGGTCACCGTCACCGAGGAGATCGGTCACGGGGCCAGCCACGGCCTCGACCCGGACGTCGCCGAGATCGTCTCGGTGGACGCGGCGGTGGTCGCCCCCGGCCAGCAGTCCCGGGAGGACGCGGCCACCCTGGCGATGGGCGACGGGGTGGGCCCGTTCGACTACCACCTGACCCGCAACCTCGCCTCGATCGCCCGCGAGCACGGCGTCGACCTGGTCCGGGACGTCTTCGACTACTACCGCTCGGACGTGGCGGCGGCGGTCGAGGCCGGCGCGCACGCCCGGGTGGCCCTGCTCGGCTTCGGCGTGGACGCCACCCACGGCCACGAGCGCACCCACCTGGACGGGCTGCGCCATCTCACCCACCTGCTCTGCCTCTACCTGCAGAGCGACCTGGTCTTCCCGGAGTGGGACGCCGAGCCCGAGGGCGACCTGGCCGACTTCCCGTCGCTGGCGGTGCAGCCGGCCAGCGAGGAGGGCCCCCGCGAGGGCCCGATCGGCATCGTCGACGCCTCCTGA